A window of Corallococcus macrosporus DSM 14697 contains these coding sequences:
- a CDS encoding sodium:solute symporter produces the protein MTGLDWLVLGGTIASIVAWGLWKSRGTATSDEYLRGGRELKWPTIGLGVMATQASAVTFLSVPGQAYEDGMRFVQFYFGLPIAMIIISAVFVPIYYRLNVITAYEYLESRFDLKTRLLGAFLFLVQRGLAAGITIYAPAIILSTILGWPLEPTVIAMGALVILYTVTGGSKAVSQTQKQQMVVMMGGMVVAAAVILWRLPEHVSFGKAVDVAGAFGRMNLVSFDFDMQDRYNFWSGITGGLFLSLSYFGTDQSQVGRYLTGRSISESRLGLLFNGVLKIPMQFLILFVGILVFVFYQFSTPPLLFNDTLRTRVQGTAHAAEYAALESKWEQVQSGKRAEVERYLTAVDAGDVVAGDASRALLQGAEQEASAVRQEAKDMVARALPGAETKDSDYIFIAFVKRWLPSGLFGLLIAVILSAAMSSIASELTALGTTTTVDFYRRVFRRDASDRHVLVASKLFTVFWGLVAVAFATFASLLDNLIQAINILGSIFYGTVLGIFLVAFFVKHVRGHAVFAAAVISQATVVALFFLSDIGYLWFNVIGCALVMALGLVMQAVLPRGATPSPAAGA, from the coding sequence GTGACGGGGCTCGACTGGCTGGTCCTGGGCGGGACGATTGCGTCCATCGTGGCGTGGGGCCTCTGGAAGTCACGCGGGACGGCCACCAGCGACGAGTACCTGCGCGGCGGCCGTGAGCTGAAGTGGCCCACCATTGGCCTGGGCGTCATGGCCACGCAGGCCAGCGCCGTCACGTTCCTCTCCGTCCCCGGGCAGGCCTACGAGGACGGGATGCGCTTCGTGCAGTTCTACTTCGGGCTGCCCATCGCGATGATCATCATCAGCGCGGTCTTCGTGCCCATCTACTACCGGTTGAACGTCATCACCGCGTACGAATACCTGGAGTCACGCTTCGACCTGAAGACGCGGCTGTTGGGCGCGTTCCTCTTCCTCGTCCAGCGCGGGCTGGCCGCGGGCATCACCATCTACGCGCCGGCCATCATCCTCTCCACCATCCTCGGCTGGCCCCTGGAGCCCACGGTCATCGCCATGGGCGCGCTCGTCATCCTCTACACGGTGACGGGCGGCTCCAAGGCAGTGAGCCAGACGCAGAAGCAGCAGATGGTGGTGATGATGGGGGGCATGGTGGTGGCCGCCGCCGTCATCCTCTGGCGCCTGCCGGAGCACGTCTCGTTCGGCAAGGCGGTGGACGTCGCGGGCGCGTTCGGCCGGATGAACCTGGTGAGCTTCGACTTCGACATGCAGGACCGCTACAACTTCTGGTCCGGCATCACGGGGGGGCTGTTCCTGTCCCTGTCCTACTTCGGCACGGACCAGTCCCAGGTGGGGCGCTACCTGACCGGGCGCTCCATCTCCGAGAGCCGGCTGGGGTTGCTCTTCAATGGCGTGCTGAAAATCCCGATGCAGTTCCTCATCCTCTTCGTCGGGATTCTCGTCTTCGTCTTCTATCAGTTCAGCACCCCGCCGCTGCTCTTCAATGACACCCTGCGCACCCGCGTGCAGGGCACGGCGCACGCGGCCGAGTACGCCGCGCTGGAGTCGAAGTGGGAGCAGGTCCAGTCCGGCAAGCGCGCGGAGGTGGAGCGCTACCTGACGGCGGTGGACGCGGGCGACGTGGTGGCGGGCGACGCCTCCCGGGCGCTGCTCCAGGGCGCGGAGCAGGAGGCGAGCGCGGTCCGGCAGGAGGCCAAGGACATGGTGGCCCGCGCGCTGCCGGGCGCGGAGACCAAGGACTCCGACTACATCTTCATCGCGTTCGTGAAGCGCTGGCTGCCCAGCGGCCTGTTCGGGCTGCTCATCGCCGTCATCCTGTCCGCGGCCATGAGCTCCATCGCCAGCGAGCTGACGGCGTTGGGCACGACGACGACGGTGGACTTCTACCGGCGGGTGTTCCGGCGCGACGCCTCGGACCGGCACGTGCTGGTGGCGTCCAAGCTGTTCACCGTGTTCTGGGGGCTGGTCGCGGTGGCCTTCGCGACCTTCGCGTCGCTGCTGGACAACCTCATCCAGGCCATCAACATCCTGGGCTCCATCTTCTACGGGACGGTGCTGGGCATCTTCCTGGTGGCCTTCTTCGTGAAACACGTGCGCGGGCACGCCGTGTTCGCCGCGGCCGTCATCTCCCAGGCGACGGTGGTGGCGCTCTTCTTCCTCTCCGACATCGGCTATCTCTGGTTCAACGTCATCGGCTGCGCGCTGGTGATGGCGCTGGGGCTGGTGATGCAGGCCGTCCTGCCGCGCGGCGCAACGCCTTCCCCCGCGGCGGGGGCCTGA